In the genome of Streptococcus oralis, one region contains:
- the ilvC gene encoding ketol-acid reductoisomerase, with amino-acid sequence MAVQMEYEKDVKVAALDGKKIAVIGYGSQGHAHAQNLRDSGRDVIIGVRPGKSFDKAKEDGFDTYTVAEATKLADVIMILAPDEIQQELYESEIAPNLEAGNAVGFAHGFNIHFEFIKVPADVDVFMCAPKGPGHLVRRTYEEGFGVPALYAVYQDATGNAKNIAMDWCKGVGAARVGLLETTYKEETEEDLFGEQAVLCGGLTALIEAGFEVLTEAGYAPELAYFEVLHEMKLIVDLIYEGGFKKMRQSISNTAEYGDYVSGPRVITEQVKENMKAVLADIQNGKFANDFVNDYKAGRPKLTAYREQAANLEIEKVGAELRKAMPFVGKNDDDAFKIYN; translated from the coding sequence ATGGCAGTTCAAATGGAATACGAAAAAGATGTTAAAGTAGCAGCGCTTGACGGTAAAAAAATCGCCGTAATCGGTTATGGTTCACAAGGACATGCGCATGCGCAAAACTTGCGCGATTCAGGTCGTGATGTCATCATCGGTGTGCGTCCAGGTAAATCTTTTGACAAAGCAAAAGAAGACGGATTTGATACTTACACAGTAGCAGAAGCAACTAAATTGGCTGACGTTATCATGATCTTGGCACCAGACGAAATCCAACAAGAATTGTACGAATCAGAAATCGCTCCAAACTTGGAAGCTGGAAATGCAGTTGGATTTGCCCATGGTTTCAACATCCACTTTGAATTTATTAAAGTTCCTGCAGATGTGGATGTCTTCATGTGTGCACCTAAAGGACCAGGACACTTGGTACGTCGTACTTACGAAGAAGGATTTGGTGTTCCGGCTCTTTATGCAGTATATCAAGACGCTACAGGAAATGCGAAAAATATTGCTATGGACTGGTGTAAAGGTGTTGGAGCAGCTCGTGTAGGTTTGCTTGAAACAACTTATAAAGAAGAAACTGAAGAAGATTTGTTTGGTGAACAAGCTGTACTTTGTGGTGGTTTGACTGCCCTTATCGAAGCAGGTTTTGAAGTCTTGACAGAAGCAGGCTATGCCCCAGAATTGGCTTACTTTGAAGTTCTTCATGAAATGAAATTGATCGTTGACTTGATCTATGAAGGTGGATTCAAGAAAATGCGTCAATCTATTTCAAACACTGCTGAATACGGTGACTATGTATCAGGTCCACGTGTGATTACTGAGCAAGTTAAAGAAAACATGAAGGCTGTTTTGGCAGATATCCAAAATGGTAAATTTGCAAATGACTTTGTAAATGACTACAAGGCTGGACGTCCAAAATTGACTGCTTACCGTGAACAAGCAGCTAACCTTGAAATTGAAAAAGTTGGTGCTGAATTGCGTAAAGCAATGCCTTTCGTTGGTAAAAACGACGACGACGCATTCAAAATCTACAATTAA
- the ilvA gene encoding threonine ammonia-lyase IlvA, which produces MLSAKDVVKAHKVLSGVVVNTPLDYDHYLSEKYGAKIYLKKENAQRVRSFKIRGAYYAISQLSKEERERGVVCASAGNHAQGVAYTCNEMKIPATIFMPITTPQQKIGQVRFFGGDFVTIKLVGDTFDASAKAAQEFTLSENRTFIDPFDDAHVQAGQGTVAYEILEEARKESIDFDTVLVPVGGGGLIAGVSTYIKETNPTIEVIGVEANGARSMKAAFEAGGPVKLKEIDKFADGIAVQKVGQLTYEATRQNVETLIGVDEGLISETLIDLYSKQGIVAEPAGAASVAALEVLSDYIKGKTICCIISGGNNDINRMPEMEERALIYDGIKHYFVVNFPQRPGALREFVNDILGPNDDITRFEYIKRASKGTGPVLIGIALANKHDYAGLIHRMEKFDPSYINLNGNETLYNMLV; this is translated from the coding sequence ATGCTAAGTGCAAAAGACGTGGTGAAAGCCCACAAAGTATTGAGTGGTGTAGTAGTCAATACTCCACTTGATTATGATCATTATTTATCGGAGAAGTATGGTGCTAAGATTTATTTGAAGAAGGAGAATGCCCAGCGTGTTCGTTCTTTTAAAATTCGTGGAGCCTATTATGCCATCTCTCAACTATCAAAAGAAGAACGTGAGCGTGGTGTAGTCTGTGCCTCTGCAGGAAATCACGCCCAAGGTGTCGCCTATACTTGTAATGAGATGAAGATTCCTGCAACCATCTTTATGCCTATCACAACACCGCAACAAAAGATTGGACAGGTCCGCTTTTTTGGTGGAGACTTCGTGACTATTAAACTAGTTGGAGATACCTTTGATGCCTCAGCTAAAGCAGCACAAGAGTTTACACTGTCGGAAAACCGCACCTTTATTGATCCCTTTGATGATGCTCATGTCCAAGCAGGTCAAGGGACTGTCGCCTATGAAATTCTTGAAGAAGCCCGTAAAGAGTCTATCGATTTTGATACAGTACTTGTACCAGTAGGAGGTGGCGGATTGATTGCCGGTGTTTCTACTTATATTAAGGAAACCAACCCGACTATTGAAGTGATTGGGGTAGAAGCTAATGGTGCTCGCTCTATGAAAGCTGCCTTTGAAGCTGGGGGACCAGTTAAACTCAAAGAAATTGATAAGTTTGCTGATGGGATAGCTGTACAGAAGGTTGGACAATTAACCTATGAAGCGACTCGTCAGAATGTTGAAACGCTGATTGGGGTGGACGAGGGATTGATTTCTGAAACCTTGATTGATCTTTATTCCAAACAAGGTATTGTTGCAGAACCAGCCGGAGCTGCCAGCGTTGCAGCCTTGGAAGTTTTATCAGACTATATCAAAGGCAAGACGATTTGTTGTATCATTTCTGGAGGAAATAACGATATCAACCGTATGCCAGAGATGGAAGAACGTGCCTTGATTTACGATGGAATCAAGCATTACTTTGTAGTGAATTTCCCACAACGTCCAGGAGCTCTACGAGAGTTTGTAAATGACATTTTGGGGCCAAATGATGATATCACTCGTTTTGAATATATCAAACGAGCAAGCAAGGGGACAGGCCCTGTATTGATTGGGATTGCTCTTGCCAATAAGCATGATTATGCTGGCTTGATTCATCGTATGGAAAAGTTTGACCCGTCTTATATTAATTTGAATGGAAACGAAACATTGTATAACATGTTAGTCTAA
- a CDS encoding SPFH domain-containing protein, with amino-acid sequence MVLQILLVLLFLVVIVSVITISSVYVVRQQSVAIIERFGKYQKLSNSGIHLRAPFGIDRIAARVQLRLLQSEIVVETKTQDNVFVTMNVATQYRVNENNVTDAYYKLMRPEAQIKSYIEDALRSSVPKLTLDELFEKKDEIALEVQKQVAEEMSTYGYIIVKTLITKVEPDAEVKQSMNEINAAQRKRVAAQELAEADKIKIVTAAEAEAEKDRLHGVGIAEQRKAIVDGLADSIQELKGANVELTEAQIMSILLTNQYLDTLNNFADNKGNNTIFLPANPDGVEDIRTSILSALKAK; translated from the coding sequence ATGGTTTTACAAATTTTACTTGTTTTATTGTTTTTAGTGGTGATTGTATCAGTGATTACGATTAGTTCTGTGTATGTGGTTCGACAACAATCTGTCGCTATCATAGAACGCTTTGGTAAATACCAAAAGTTGAGCAATAGTGGTATTCATTTGCGGGCTCCCTTTGGGATTGATAGGATTGCGGCCAGGGTGCAGTTGCGTCTATTGCAAAGTGAGATCGTCGTGGAAACAAAAACACAAGATAATGTATTTGTGACCATGAATGTGGCGACTCAGTATCGAGTGAATGAGAACAATGTCACAGATGCTTACTATAAACTAATGAGACCAGAAGCTCAAATCAAATCCTATATTGAGGATGCCTTGCGTTCGTCTGTACCTAAATTGACCTTGGATGAACTATTTGAGAAAAAAGATGAAATTGCATTAGAAGTTCAAAAGCAAGTAGCAGAAGAAATGTCTACATATGGTTACATCATTGTAAAAACATTGATTACGAAGGTTGAGCCTGACGCTGAAGTTAAACAATCAATGAATGAAATCAATGCTGCCCAACGTAAGAGAGTCGCTGCGCAAGAACTTGCAGAAGCAGATAAGATTAAGATTGTGACCGCGGCAGAAGCAGAGGCAGAAAAAGATCGCCTACACGGGGTAGGGATTGCAGAACAGCGTAAGGCTATTGTTGACGGACTTGCTGATTCTATTCAAGAATTAAAAGGAGCCAATGTTGAACTCACAGAAGCCCAGATTATGTCCATTCTATTAACAAATCAGTATTTGGATACTTTGAATAATTTCGCAGACAATAAGGGCAATAACACCATCTTCCTACCAGCAAATCCTGATGGAGTTGAAGATATACGAACAAGCATATTATCAGCTTTAAAAGCTAAGTAA
- a CDS encoding amino acid ABC transporter ATP-binding protein encodes MNQPILEIKHLKKSYGQNEVLKDISLSVHKGEVISIIGSSGSGKSTFLRSINLLETPTEGEILYRGENVLAKGYDLTHYREKLGMVFQSFNLFENLDVLENTIVAQTTVLKRERSEAEKIAKENLEKVGMGERYWQAKPKQLSGGQKQRVAIARALSMNPDAILFDEPTSALDPEMVGEVLKIMQDLAQEGLTMIVVTHEMEFARDVSHRVIFMDKGVIAEEGKPEDLFTNPKEERTREFLQRYLK; translated from the coding sequence ATGAATCAACCCATTCTTGAAATTAAACACCTCAAAAAATCCTATGGACAAAATGAAGTCTTAAAAGACATCTCTCTGTCAGTCCACAAAGGAGAGGTTATCTCCATCATCGGGAGCTCAGGAAGCGGAAAATCAACCTTCCTACGTTCTATCAACCTACTTGAAACACCTACTGAGGGGGAAATTCTCTATCGCGGAGAAAACGTCCTTGCAAAAGGCTATGACCTTACTCACTATCGTGAAAAGCTCGGAATGGTTTTTCAATCCTTCAATCTCTTTGAAAACCTCGATGTTCTCGAAAATACGATCGTCGCCCAAACGACTGTCCTTAAACGAGAACGCTCTGAAGCTGAAAAAATTGCCAAAGAAAATCTTGAAAAAGTTGGCATGGGAGAACGCTATTGGCAAGCCAAACCAAAACAACTCTCTGGTGGCCAGAAGCAACGTGTGGCCATCGCACGCGCCCTCTCCATGAATCCTGACGCCATCCTTTTCGACGAACCAACATCTGCCCTTGACCCAGAAATGGTCGGAGAAGTCCTTAAAATCATGCAGGATCTAGCTCAAGAAGGCTTGACCATGATTGTCGTCACCCACGAAATGGAGTTCGCCCGCGATGTCTCACACCGTGTCATCTTTATGGATAAGGGTGTCATTGCCGAAGAAGGCAAGCCAGAAGACCTCTTCACGAACCCTAAAGAAGAACGAACGCGAGAATTTCTTCAGCGCTATCTCAAATAA
- a CDS encoding ABC transporter substrate-binding protein/permease: MKKLCLSILASLALTLGLVSQVQADEYLRIGMEAAYAPFNWTQDDDSNGAVKIDGTNQYANGYDVQIAKKIAKDLGKEPLVVKTKWEGLVPALTSGKIDMIIAGMSPTAERKQEIAFSSSYYTSEPVLLVKKDSAYANAKSLEDFSGAKITSQQGVYLYDLISQIPGAKKETAMGDFAQMRQALEAGVIDTYVSERPEAMTAESANAKFKMIQPQPGFKTGEEDTAIAIGLRKDDSRISQINASIETISKDEQVALMDRMIKEQPVEATTTEEESSFFSQVAKILSENWQQLLRGAGITLLISIIGTIAGLIIGLAIGVFRTAPLSENKAIYGLQKLLGWILNVYIEIFRGTPMIVQSMVIYYGTAQAFGINLDRTLAAIFIVSINTGAYMTEIVRGGILAVDKGQFEAATALGMTHNQTMRKVVLPQVVRNILPATGNEFVINIKDTSVLNVISVVELYFSGNTVATQTYQYFQTFTIIAVIYFVLTFTVTRILRFIERRMDMDTYTTGANQMQTEDLK; the protein is encoded by the coding sequence ATGAAAAAATTATGCTTATCTATCCTTGCTAGCCTAGCCCTTACACTGGGACTAGTTAGCCAAGTCCAAGCCGACGAATACTTACGCATCGGGATGGAGGCTGCATACGCCCCCTTCAACTGGACCCAAGACGACGATAGTAACGGCGCCGTCAAAATCGACGGTACCAACCAATATGCCAACGGCTACGATGTTCAAATTGCTAAAAAGATTGCCAAAGACTTAGGTAAGGAACCTTTGGTCGTAAAAACCAAGTGGGAAGGACTTGTTCCAGCCCTTACTTCTGGCAAAATCGATATGATCATTGCTGGTATGAGCCCAACCGCTGAACGCAAACAAGAAATTGCTTTTTCAAGCAGTTACTATACTAGCGAACCCGTTCTATTGGTAAAAAAAGACTCTGCCTATGCGAATGCCAAATCCCTAGAGGACTTTAGTGGAGCAAAAATCACTTCTCAACAGGGTGTTTACCTTTATGATCTGATTTCCCAAATTCCAGGTGCCAAAAAAGAAACAGCCATGGGGGATTTTGCTCAAATGCGCCAAGCACTGGAGGCTGGTGTTATCGATACCTATGTTTCTGAACGACCTGAAGCAATGACCGCTGAATCTGCCAACGCTAAGTTCAAAATGATTCAACCTCAACCAGGTTTCAAAACTGGCGAAGAAGATACGGCTATTGCCATTGGACTTCGTAAAGATGACAGCCGCATCAGCCAAATCAATGCTAGTATCGAAACCATCTCTAAGGATGAGCAAGTTGCACTGATGGATCGCATGATCAAAGAGCAACCAGTTGAGGCGACAACAACGGAGGAAGAAAGTAGTTTCTTTAGTCAAGTCGCTAAGATCCTTTCTGAAAACTGGCAACAACTCTTGCGTGGTGCTGGTATCACACTCTTGATCTCCATTATCGGGACCATCGCAGGGCTTATTATCGGGCTTGCAATCGGAGTCTTCCGTACTGCTCCACTATCTGAAAACAAGGCCATCTATGGCTTGCAAAAACTGCTTGGCTGGATCCTCAATGTCTATATTGAAATTTTCCGTGGTACACCAATGATCGTTCAATCTATGGTTATCTACTACGGTACAGCACAAGCCTTCGGTATTAACCTTGACCGTACACTGGCTGCCATCTTCATCGTTTCAATCAACACGGGTGCCTACATGACAGAAATCGTCCGTGGAGGTATCCTAGCAGTCGATAAGGGACAATTTGAAGCCGCAACTGCTCTTGGTATGACCCATAATCAAACCATGCGCAAGGTTGTCCTACCTCAGGTCGTTCGCAATATCTTACCTGCTACTGGTAATGAGTTTGTCATCAATATCAAAGATACCTCTGTACTGAATGTTATCTCTGTGGTGGAACTCTACTTCTCTGGTAATACTGTGGCCACCCAAACTTATCAATACTTCCAGACATTTACAATCATCGCCGTGATTTACTTTGTCCTCACCTTCACAGTGACCCGTATTCTACGCTTCATAGAAAGACGCATGGACATGGATACCTACACTACAGGTGCTAATCAAATGCAAACGGAGGACTTGAAATAA